Genomic DNA from Catellatospora sp. TT07R-123:
GGGCGACAGTGGCGGCGGCGACCGCCACGGTGACAAGGAAAGTAGCTGTCATCTTCATGGACGTCACTGTAGAAATCTTTCACTGTTCGTACAAGGACCGGAAGCCGTCTCCAGCAGCCGCCCCGGGCTCGCCGAGCCATACCGGCACCTGCGACTCGGGCATCGGCCGGGAGAACAGGTAGCCCTGCCCGTAGATGCAGCCGATCGAGGCCGACAGCTGGTGCTGGTGCTCGGTCTCGATGCCCTCCGCCACGACGTCCAGGCCGAGGGTCCGGATCAGCGTGACGGTCCCCTGCATCAGGTCGCGCTGCCGCCGCGAGGTGGTCAGCCCCTTGGCGAACAGGCGGTCCAGCTTGACGATGTCCAGGGGGATCTGCCGCAGGTAGCCCAGTGCCGAGTAGCCGGTGCCGAAGTCGTCGATCGCGATCCGCACGCCCCCGCGGCGCAGCAGCGCGAGCGCTTCCCATACCCGGTCGTCGTCCGGTAGCAGCTGGCTTTCGGTGATCTCCAGGACGAGCCGGTGCGGCGGCAGCCCGGTGGCGGCGAGCAGGTGCGTGACGGTATCGGGGAAGCCGTCGGTCCGGAACTGCTGGGCCGAGACGTTGACGCTGACATAGGGGGCACCGCCCCGCGCGGTGGTGTGCCAGAGTTCGGCCGCGGTCATCGCGGTGGCCAGCACCCACTCTCCGATCGGGACGATCAGACCGCAGTCCTCGGCGAGGTCGATGAACTCGCCCGGATGCATCCGCCCCCGGTCCGGGTGCTGCCAGCGCAGCAGTGCCTCCAGTCCGACGGTCCGGCCGGTGCCGAGTGCCACGATCGGCTGGTACTCCAGCAGCAGCGTCCCGTCGTCGATGGCGGCGGCCAGGGCGGAGCGGAGCTGCGGCTGCCCGGCCCGGTCGGCCATCGGCGGTGCGAAGTGGCGGCACTGCCCGGCACCGGCGGCCCTGGCCGCGCGCAGTGCCAGGTTGGCGTTGCGCAGCAGTCCGTGCGCGTCGCCGGTGTGCGCGGTCGTGGCCGCGCCGATGCTGGCCCCGCAGCCGACCACGGTCGCGCCGCTGGTGCGGATCGGTTCGGCGAGCCGTCGGCTCAGGCTGGTCGTGACGGCGGCGACGTCCGCCGGGCTGGCGGCGTTCTGAATGAGTACGGCGAATTCGTCGCCGCCGAAGCGGGCGGCCACGTTTCCGGCGCCGACGACGTCGGTGAGGCGACGGCTCACGGTCCTGAGGACCTCGTCGCCGACCGCGTGGCCGAAGGTGTCGTTGACGGAGCCGAAGTCGTCGAGGTCGACGAGGATGACGGCGGTCAGGCCGCGGTCGGTGGCGATGGCGTGCTCGATCCGTTCGGCGAACAGCACCCGGTTGGGCAGCCCGGTCAGGGCGTCGTGGAACATGCGCTCGGTCAGCTCGTGTTCGAGCCGGCGCTGGGCGGTCACGTCGTGGAGGGTGAGCGTGACCGCGGCCGCGGGGTCCTGCGGCTGGTGCATCGTGCAGGTGACCTCGACGGTCGGGGTGCTTCCGTCGGCC
This window encodes:
- a CDS encoding bifunctional diguanylate cyclase/phosphodiesterase translates to MSANPEEACSRQAAAVHHVLRDAAAALAAATGTEAVLGAVDQALTRLTPPDHPHEVRIRMPEDPASPGDRPGPDHSPDLVPIEVRTAAAGPLGVLLVDPDTAATPGLDLPLQILSAQAAQAVERISLADELRRYRSLHEVEALMERICDAVLIIDADHRIRYASPSARTVFGTSALPDRDLLAFVAADQRPAAEFLLRHVRTGSGGTEPGRADWTIEAADGSTPTVEVTCTMHQPQDPAAAVTLTLHDVTAQRRLEHELTERMFHDALTGLPNRVLFAERIEHAIATDRGLTAVILVDLDDFGSVNDTFGHAVGDEVLRTVSRRLTDVVGAGNVAARFGGDEFAVLIQNAASPADVAAVTTSLSRRLAEPIRTSGATVVGCGASIGAATTAHTGDAHGLLRNANLALRAARAAGAGQCRHFAPPMADRAGQPQLRSALAAAIDDGTLLLEYQPIVALGTGRTVGLEALLRWQHPDRGRMHPGEFIDLAEDCGLIVPIGEWVLATAMTAAELWHTTARGGAPYVSVNVSAQQFRTDGFPDTVTHLLAATGLPPHRLVLEITESQLLPDDDRVWEALALLRRGGVRIAIDDFGTGYSALGYLRQIPLDIVKLDRLFAKGLTTSRRQRDLMQGTVTLIRTLGLDVVAEGIETEHQHQLSASIGCIYGQGYLFSRPMPESQVPVWLGEPGAAAGDGFRSLYEQ